Sequence from the Ereboglobus luteus genome:
CCGTTGGAGGATTCTTCATGGGCTTGTGGTTGTTTTACGGACGGCGCGAGTATTCGCTTTTCGAGCAGGCGCGCCGCAAGACGACGTTTCTTTGCGCGCGGTGCAACAAGTTGTATGCGGCGGCGGGAAGCCCGGAGACGTGCGTCTGCCCGCGTTGCGGCCACGAAAATGCGCGGCTGAAATTCTAGGGTTCAAACCGGTTTCATCATGCGATCCTTTTTATCCGACACCTCCGGGCAGCAAAAGATTTTGCGCGTGCTGAACGCGGTGCTGGTTTTGTGCGCGCTGGGCTCGTGCGCGCTTTTTGTGCTGCTGATCGGCTGGCCGCTTTCCAGTCAGAAGGAGTTGATGCTGCACGTGCTCACGCGCGTTGTGCTGGGTGTTTTTGTGCTGCAGGAAATCGTGCGGCTGCTGATCAACCCGCACCGGATGCAGCACCTTCGCGAGCGGAAGCTGGAGTCGGCGCTGGCCGTGCTTGTGCTGCTGGAGTCGCTTTTCAGCCACCACGTGGACGGATTGATCAGCGGCTGGATTCCGGATGCGAAACCGGGCACGATCGCGCTGTTCGTGCTGGCGTTTTCGCAGCTCACCTTGATCGGGCTCATTTGTTTGCGGGGGCTGAGGCGCATTCCGGCGCTCGCGTCGAGAAACCTCACGCCGGGCGGCGCGCTCATCCTGAGCTTTGCGCTGATTATCACGGCGGGCATGCTGCTTTTGAAAATGCCGCGCGCGACGCTCGACGGGATTTCCTGGATTGACGCGCTCTTCACCTCGACGAGCGCGGTGTGCGTGACGGGGCTGACGGTGCTGGACACGTCGCAGGCGTTCACCCAGGAGGGGCAGCTCATAATTCTCGGGCTCGTGCAGGTGGGCGGATTGGGAATCATGACGCTCACGTATTTTTTCGCGCACTTCCTGACCGGCGGCGTGTCGTTTCGGAACCGCATCGCGCTGCAGGATTTGTTGAGCGAGGAAAACCTGGGGCAAATCGGCATGGTGCTGGGCATCATTGTCGGTTTCACATTTTCCTTCGAGCTGGCGGGTGCGGCGGCGATTTACTGGTCGGTGGATCACCTGCCCGGGACGGGGACGATCGACCGCCTGTTCTTCGCGGGGTTTCACTCGGTCATGTCGTTTTGCAACGCGGGGTTCAGCACTGTGTCCGACGGGCTGGCAAACACCGCGCTGCGGGGCAACGTGGGCCTGGTCACGGCGGTGATGCTGCTTGTGACCGCGGGTGGCATCGGGTTTCCGGTGGTGAAAAATTTCTGGCAGGTGGCGGTGGCCGTGGTGCGGCGGGCGTTGCGTTTGCGCGTGGCGGTGCCGCCGCGACTCACGATCAACAGCCGCGTGGTGCTGGTCACGTCGCTATGCCTGACCGTTGGCGGCGCGGTGTTTATTTTCTTCTCGGAGTTTGTTTTTGCCGGGAGCGACACCGGCGGGCTTCCCTCGTGGCTGGCGGCTTTGTTCCACTCGGTCACGGCGCGCTCGTGCGGTTTTAACATTACCGACACGAGGATGCACGCTCCCGCGACGATTGTGATTTTGCTGTTCCTGATGTTCATCGGCGGCAGCCCGGCGAGCACGGCAGGCGGCGTGAAAACCTCGACGCTGGCCGTTGCGGTGCTGGCGCTGCGCCGCGTGCTGCTCGGGCGCGCCGAGATCGAGGCGTTTGGCCGCCGCGTGAACGACGAGACCGCGAATCGCGCGCTCGCGGTCATGCTGCTGGCGGGGGCGTTTTTCACGCTGGTGCTGGTCGTGCTGTGCATGCTGCACCCCGAGCTATCGACGATGGACATGGCGTTCGAATCGATAAGCGCGATAAGCACGACGGGACTGACGCGGGGCATCGCGCCGCTGCTTGGCGGCGCGGGTAAAT
This genomic interval carries:
- a CDS encoding hydrogenase nickel incorporation protein HypA, which gives rise to MDLLTVVVIYCFAVGGFFMGLWLFYGRREYSLFEQARRKTTFLCARCNKLYAAAGSPETCVCPRCGHENARLKF
- a CDS encoding TrkH family potassium uptake protein; protein product: MLNAVLVLCALGSCALFVLLIGWPLSSQKELMLHVLTRVVLGVFVLQEIVRLLINPHRMQHLRERKLESALAVLVLLESLFSHHVDGLISGWIPDAKPGTIALFVLAFSQLTLIGLICLRGLRRIPALASRNLTPGGALILSFALIITAGMLLLKMPRATLDGISWIDALFTSTSAVCVTGLTVLDTSQAFTQEGQLIILGLVQVGGLGIMTLTYFFAHFLTGGVSFRNRIALQDLLSEENLGQIGMVLGIIVGFTFSFELAGAAAIYWSVDHLPGTGTIDRLFFAGFHSVMSFCNAGFSTVSDGLANTALRGNVGLVTAVMLLVTAGGIGFPVVKNFWQVAVAVVRRALRLRVAVPPRLTINSRVVLVTSLCLTVGGAVFIFFSEFVFAGSDTGGLPSWLAALFHSVTARSCGFNITDTRMHAPATIVILLFLMFIGGSPASTAGGVKTSTLAVAVLALRRVLLGRAEIEAFGRRVNDETANRALAVMLLAGAFFTLVLVVLCMLHPELSTMDMAFESISAISTTGLTRGIAPLLGGAGKCVMVLAMFVGRIGVLMVLLAIMPRRPQAAFRLPEGHIVIT